In Bacillus toyonensis BCT-7112, a single window of DNA contains:
- a CDS encoding YrhC family protein, translated as MKELQGKIEDYTRFGQILLAVSTLLMVGLLIPNGAKETIQFFVMMGSIVIFLSLSFFFFQRVKVMRDQLEENECE; from the coding sequence ATGAAAGAATTACAAGGGAAAATAGAAGATTATACTCGGTTCGGACAGATCCTTCTCGCTGTAAGCACATTGTTAATGGTTGGCTTATTGATTCCGAATGGAGCAAAAGAAACGATACAATTTTTTGTTATGATGGGGAGCATCGTTATATTTTTAAGTTTATCGTTCTTTTTCTTTCAGCGTGTAAAAGTGATGCGTGACCAGTTGGAGGAAAATGAATGTGAGTAA
- a CDS encoding ABC transporter substrate-binding protein: MKKSITLFTAILSVFFLLIGCNAKGNDKASATKTEKGKEKIEITDLSGRKVTFDKTPESFATLSMGDMDIIHALDGKIIGRPDTKLTLPEELKKAQVIGNAHQPNFEQIASLKPDVLVANNGFQKNVPTVEGQGTKVVISTANSVQDIQKNIEIYGAVMKKEDKAKELNQKMNDQMKKYEKKSDVKALLVYGAPGTYLAALPTSLSGDILEKTGGKNIAAGFPEMKEYPQYAQLSVERIIEANPDVIYLITHGDPNSVKKAFEGEMMKNEAWKNLDAVKQNRVVILPPDLFGSNPGTKVTEAMDFMYKSIQDVRK, translated from the coding sequence ATGAAAAAGTCTATTACGCTATTTACAGCGATTTTATCTGTTTTTTTCTTATTAATAGGTTGCAATGCAAAGGGAAACGACAAAGCGTCTGCAACCAAAACAGAAAAAGGAAAAGAAAAAATCGAAATTACCGACCTATCGGGCAGAAAGGTAACATTCGATAAAACACCAGAGAGCTTTGCAACATTAAGTATGGGTGATATGGATATTATTCATGCTTTAGACGGAAAGATTATAGGTCGTCCAGATACGAAATTAACTCTTCCGGAGGAGTTAAAGAAAGCGCAAGTAATTGGGAATGCACATCAGCCGAATTTTGAGCAAATTGCTAGCTTAAAGCCAGATGTACTTGTTGCTAACAATGGATTCCAAAAGAATGTTCCAACGGTTGAAGGTCAAGGGACGAAAGTAGTCATTTCTACTGCAAATTCTGTACAAGATATTCAAAAGAATATTGAAATATACGGAGCAGTAATGAAGAAAGAAGATAAAGCAAAAGAACTGAATCAAAAAATGAATGATCAAATGAAGAAATATGAGAAAAAGAGTGATGTGAAAGCATTGCTAGTGTATGGAGCACCAGGAACTTATTTAGCAGCATTACCAACATCTCTGTCAGGTGACATTTTAGAGAAAACGGGCGGAAAAAATATTGCAGCTGGTTTTCCAGAAATGAAAGAATATCCGCAATATGCACAGCTAAGTGTAGAACGTATTATTGAGGCGAATCCAGATGTAATTTATTTAATTACACACGGAGACCCGAATAGCGTGAAAAAAGCATTTGAAGGCGAAATGATGAAAAATGAAGCGTGGAAAAATTTAGATGCAGTAAAACAAAATCGTGTAGTTATTTTACCACCAGACTTATTTGGATCAAATCCTGGAACAAAAGTAACAGAAGCTATGGACTTTATGTATAAAAGTATACAAGATGTAAGGAAATGA